The sequence AACCCTACTATTTTCATATCTAACTCGGAGTTCAATAAATGGTGGAGAATGATTTACAGCGATAAAATTATTTTGCTATTTACATTCCATCACGCTTTGTTATGTGAAATTCTTATCACGCATGACCGGACACATGATTAGAAACAGCAAAACAGTGATATTCCCGTGATATACAAGGTTTTCTCTAATGGGTCACTACAAAGACCACAAGTCCAGTACTGCTTCTGCCTACATAAAAAATCAGTTGGGTTTCAATTCAACTTTATATTGAGTTTCAGAAGTAAAACTTTATGTTTGCATTTAATCAAGTAAAGCCAAGTTTAGAGGATGCATTTAACACAAAACCTCATCTGCACAATCTGAAttctgaattattttttttcttgggagGTAGTGTGCTTTCATACTGAAACATGAGGAACTgacaaaatgaagaagatggtAAAAAATGTGTCCACTTATTCAAAGCTTTACTTTAATggctttgtttcttctttttgtttgtctgTGCTGCTGTGTCTGCTCGCTCTCTGAACCTGCATGAGCTGTAGcccttataaaaatatgtTTGGCTGTCTTGGTGACTTGACTTGGGAGCCAAAGTGAGAAAAATGATCATATCTTTGGAAGAATCTTTGGTTGGATAGAGCTGTGGCTTAATTTCCTCTGATTAAGGCGATGTTCTTTCCAGGTGTGgcagagtttttgttttggcttaaAAGCACATTTGAACTTCTAGTGCACATTTCTCACACTAGTTTTCGTTATTATTGGTGTGCATGTGAGATGTGacctaaataaaaaatttgtactGAGTGaaataatatgtgaatttaCAGAAAACACCAACTTATTCTATATTCTGAAcacatttatttttgggaaatTCATTATTATGCCTAATATAGgagtttaaattataaaataaaaacttttaagaaatggactttagaaacacacctaaagttcatttacaacataacaaaaaagtttttaacttcttttaaattacaaaactgttatcgatttcttaaaacaaacccaacctcAAAaccatcaaagtaatttaataatcaaacttaaattcaatagggccagctgtcatttttttttgaagttttttttatagaaattaaatagtgtagggtttgtttatattattagtgataagaatgaaaacatgactaaatatctctttatttttaaaaattttcttttaatttgagATGTATGGAGGCATAATTAAGATGGTAATTGAGTATAATTAGGACGGTTCATATCTTTTTGGGGAGCGATGATTAAAGGGTTTTGTTAATCAAGTGGGATGGTGCACAGGTCAAAAGTGATTTGGTTCAGCTCcggaaaagtaaaaagaaagaattactttgatatttttttcttttttgaattaaaCATTTAACTTTCCCGAATTTTCAGAATAACGTAATGTGAACTAACTTTAGAATATAGTTTATCCAAAATGTTGTTCTTCCTTTTATCGTCAGTGATTCTAACACTCATCTTTTAACTTCCTCTACTTTTTCCGTGAATGCAAAATTTGTTACTATTTTTCTTTACTAAATCTTAACTATGTACTTTAAATACAACAATTGTTTACCTTTGTTTGGGTCTAAATACGAGTTCAAGTGATTGTTTATCTTTGTGGCTATTGTAATCGAGCATTTCTACTTTTATCAATCATATTTCTATCGTTTGacagatttttttattttttatttttacaacaaTTGcttgatttgggtttttttgaaAAGCACGTACGCATTCCATTTGGTGCTTTTGTACGAGTTCATGAATCatggtatttttgtaaaaacatATTACTATTACAATATGATCCACATTTGAATTTGGGTGTAAAATTTGTCAATTAGGCTGCTTTGGTGGataaaatgatgaaaatggGTCCTACGGTTCATTGACAGAAAACCATGCCTAATAATAATGGGTAATTTTCATTAAGATCCCCAAATATTCTCATTAACCTCCTTTTCCCtaaatgattaattaattaaatttggcTTCAATTTTAAAgtccccccctttttttttttttttcagaaatcgATGCAAATATTCCGGGTTTCTTTAAAAGTGGGGCCGAAAGGTCTTTCCCTATCCACTCCATGCTTTCACATTTTCATGCAAACTTGTTGTAAAAGGCTACCAGCAAAAACTTTGGCTCAAAATTTTGCAGCATTATTCAAATTTCACAGGAAAGGGAAATTTAGTGGAAAATCATATTTACAGCTTTGAGTAATTTTGgcattatttattattttttttcttgataacTTTGAGATATTGAAGCGCTAACCATAAGATTAATGTAATTGATTAGCTTTTAGTAAAGATGACAAAGTTGACTGCAACGAAGACGCACTCATGTGCATTTCTAACACACATAACTAATAATTACCTTTCCATTATGCTGCAGCCCTTCGGTGGATTACAAATTTAttaatcaagaaaaataatcaaGGTACCGTATTTACGTACGTCTCCTTGAACAATTATCgttaatagaaaaataaagtaaaggACGTctctaaaattaattaattaattataagatCGAATTATATTTTATGGGTTGTCACGTGTTTTtgctaatatttatttattataaacatTCTGATTCATGTATTATTGAATAATTTATGACGTACCATGctctaaaaagtaaataatttaataaacaGATTGTCTGAATATtgcatttaattatttttaaaatgagaTAAATTTGATAAGCATGaattataaaagaagaagaagaatggggATCAAAGGACCAAACAGGTGCTTTGCAGCTTTGAGGCGTGGGAAGGAGATTGGGCCCACAAGAAGAGACCGggaaaactaaaaaagaaaaagaggagcTTAGAAAACAGGCCCACTGCCCCCACTGGGCCCCACTTCACGCAAACAATCCCGTGCCCACTGTTCATCCCCACCCCCTCAAATCCTCAATTATTATCACCTTCTCTGCACTCCACCCCACCGCTCGGCTGGGCTCGGCTCGGCTAGGTTCCCTCGAAAACTTAACCCCCGCGCTTAAAGGGCGCGTGTTCCTCATGCTCTCCATTCAAATTTTGCCACATTTTTATTACAAGTAGACCTTCCTCTTTTCCTGTTCTTGAGAAGCCGCTTTTGAAAGTTCAAAACTAAAACCgcggctctctctctctctctctctctctctctctcttttttcaatcTGCGTCTTTTTCAACctctcttttgtttgtttgtttgtctcTTTCCCTCGTTCACTGCAATCATACTCCCAGAAGTATCTGAGCTTTCAGAATCGAAACCAGACCTTCCTCTGACCCTCCCcaccaaacccaaaaccccaacCTTCTCACTATACATATCTACACAACCCAGACTCTCAAATTAACCAAGCAACCTGCATTTTCTCACACAGATTCCATCTGGGTCTCGctcaaaaaccccaaaaatgGACCAGAAAACCCCTCTCCAAACCCACCCAGAAGCCTCACCAAAACCCAACAAGAAAAGCTTCGTCACCACTTTCATGGAAGCCACCACTCTCCGCACCCCATCTTTCAAAGAGGACACGTACTTCGTCTCACAGCTAAAATCCTCAGAGAAGAAAGCGCTTCAAGAGCTCAAGGACAAGCTCATGGGCTCTGAAGCCTCCGACGGGTCCATGTGGGGGGTTCCCCTGTTGGGCAACGACGAAAAGGCCGATGTGATTCTCTTGAAGTTTCTCAGAGCCAGAGACTTCAGGGTCCCTGACGCTTTCGCCATGCTGCTCAAGTGCCTGGCTTGGAGAAAAGAGTTTGGAGCAGACGGCGTCGTTGAGGAGGACCTGGGGTTCAAGGAGCTTGAAGGAGTTGTGGCTTATATGCACGGCTTTGACAAACAGGGCCACCCTGTTTGCTACAACGCCTATGGAGTTTTCAAGGACAGAGATATGTACGAGAGAATTTTTGGGGATGACGAGAAGCTTAAGAAGTTTCTGAGGTGGAGAGTTCAGGTTCTTGAGAGGGGCATCAACGCCTTGCATTTTAAGCCTGGTGGGATTAACTCCATCATCCAAGTCACTGATCTCAAAGACATGCCCAAAAGAGAGCTCAGGGTTGCCTCTAACCAGATCCTCTCTCTGTTTCAAGACAACTACCCCGAAATGGTTGCTCGCAAGGtacctaaaattttcaattgatttcttgtgggttttgaatttgaattagTGGACTGTATTTTTGAGTTGATTCTCTAGTAGGGTTTTTTAAGAACAAAATGATTGATTTGTGGGTAGGATGTATTTTTTGAGGTAATTCTGATATGGGTTTTTAATTTGGGGTGGTTTTCAGGTTTTCATCAATGTGCCGTGGTACTTCAGCGCGTTGTATTCTATATTCAGTCCGTTTCTGACCCAACGAACTAAGAGCAAGTTTGTGATATCTAAGGAAGGAAATGTTGCAGAAACACTATACAAGTGA comes from Prunus dulcis chromosome 6, ALMONDv2, whole genome shotgun sequence and encodes:
- the LOC117632379 gene encoding patellin-6, translating into MDQKTPLQTHPEASPKPNKKSFVTTFMEATTLRTPSFKEDTYFVSQLKSSEKKALQELKDKLMGSEASDGSMWGVPLLGNDEKADVILLKFLRARDFRVPDAFAMLLKCLAWRKEFGADGVVEEDLGFKELEGVVAYMHGFDKQGHPVCYNAYGVFKDRDMYERIFGDDEKLKKFLRWRVQVLERGINALHFKPGGINSIIQVTDLKDMPKRELRVASNQILSLFQDNYPEMVARKVFINVPWYFSALYSIFSPFLTQRTKSKFVISKEGNVAETLYKFIRPEDVPVQYGGLSRLSDLQNGPPKPASEFTVKGGEKVNIQIEGIEADATITWDIVVGGWDLEYSAEFVPNAEGSYIIQVDKPRKVMPSEEAIHNSFTPREAGKMVFSVDNSASRRRKVAAYRYIVRKSASI